The Bacteroidota bacterium genome includes the window TTCTTTTAAAATATCGGCTTGAACCGTACCGCGCACAGCCATCAAGGTTTCGGTTTTTATTTTTTCGTACACCTCTGCAGGTAAAACCTGATCACCGGTTACACCCAATAACATCAAGCCCAATCCATCATTGCCATGAGGAAGCTCGCCTTGGTATTTTGGAGCAGTACGTTTTTGAGCTTTGAAAATTGTGTCCATTTTTTTAGCAACTTCTTTCTCGAGCCCGTTTTGTTTGATGTAAATTTCGCACTGCTGATCAATGGCAGCATTCATAAAAAATCCGGTTAATATAGCAGCAGGACCATTAATGGTCATACTTACCGAAGTGCTGGCGCTTGCCAAATTAAATCCGGAGTACAATTTTTTTGCATCGTCTAAACAACAAATCGAAACACCTGAATTTCCAACCTTACCATAAATATCCGGGCGTTGATCAGGATCTTGTCCATATAGGGTAACGCTGTCGAAAGCAGTGCTCAAGCGCTTTGCAGGCAAGCCGGTACTTACATAATGAAAGCGTTTGTTGGTTCGTTCAGGTCCACCTTCGCCGGCAAACATACGCGCAGGATCTTCGCCTTCGCGCTTAAATGGGAAAACTCCTGAAGTATAGGGAAATTCACCCGGAACATTTTCTTGCAAACTCCATCGAAGTATATCTCCCCATGCTTCATAACGCGGTGTAGCAACTTTTGGAATTTGTGTATGGGCTAGCGATTCGTAGTGAGTTTTAATTTTAAGTTCCTTATCACGCACCTTAAAAATAAAATACTCGTTTTTGTAAGCCTGTATTTTTTCTTTCCAGTTTTCAAGCAACTTTTTATTTTGACCACTTAAATTTAATTCGAGCGATGCGGTCTTGGCGTTCAACAAGTCAATTGTTTTTGCTTCTTCACTATTGTTTACCTGCATCAACGACTTACTAAGTTGCAAGGCATACAATTGATTTGCAATGGTACTTTGTTCATTTACCCATTTATCGTAGGCACGATTGTTTTCTGAAATCTCTGATAAGTAGCGTGTGCGGTTAGGTGGGATGATGTATATTTTTTCGCTCATCTCATCCGTTACTTTAAAACCGGATGTTAGGTCAGCACCGGTTTTTTCAACCAGTTTGTCCATAATGGCTTTGTATAATTTATTCATTCCGGGATCATTAAATTGGGAAGCTATTGTTCCAAAAACCGGAATTTTTTCATCGTCTACCTCCCACAATTGATGATTGCGCTTATATTGTTTTTTCACATCGCGCAAAGCATCTAAGGCTCCTCTTTTATCAAATTTATTAAGGGCAATAATGTCGGCGAAATCAAGCATGTCAATTTTCTCTAGCTGAGTGGCAGCGCCATATTCAGGAGTCATTACATACAAGCTCATATCGCTGTGCTCAATAATTTCGGTATCACTTTGGCCGATACCTGAAGTTTCAAGCAATATCAAATCAAAATCGGCAGCTTTAACAATATCTACCGCTTCCTTTACATATTTGCTCAGTGCCAAATTGCTTTGACGTGTTGCCAATGAACGCATGTATACTCGTTCGTTGCGAATTGCATTCATACGTATGCGGTCGCCTAAGAGCGCTCCGCCTGTTTTGCGTTTACTTGGATCAACCGAAATAATGGCAATGGTTTTTTTATCAAAATCAATTAAGAAGCGGCGCACCAATTCATCTACAAGTGATGATTTTCCAGCTCCTCCGGTTCCGGTTATTCCTAAAACCGGAGTTCTAGTTTTGGACTGTAATTTTTTTACTTCCGCAAGTATGGTAGCAGATTCATCATAAAAATTTTCAGCAGCCGAAATTAATCTTCCAAGCGATTTAGCATCTTTTTTCTTCAAAAGTTTCAGCTCTCCATTTAAGTTTGCACCCGTTGGGAAATCGCATTTTTGAAGCATATCGTTAATCATGCCTTGCAAGCCCATCGAACGTCCATCATCGGGTGAATAAATTCGAGCTATGCCATAGGCTTGTAATTCTTCAATTTCAGAAGGTAGTATTACTCCTCCGCCACCGCCAAATATGCGTATATGCTCACAGCCTTTCTCTTTCAACAAGTCATACATGTATTTAAAATACTCCACATGACCACCTTGATAACTCGTCATAGCAATAGCATTCGCATCTTCTTGAATAGCACAATTTACAACTTCACTTACACTACGGTCGTGCCCAAGGTGTATTACTTCGGCACCACTGCTTTGTATTATTCTGCGCATAATATTAATGGAGGCATCGTGCCCGTCGAACAAAGAAGCTGCGGTTACAATTCGAATTTTATTTTTAGCTGAATAAGGTGCTTGTGCTATCATTTAAGGCTTTTATATAATTGAGGCAAAGATAAAAATTCGACGCTATTTTTTTGA containing:
- a CDS encoding methylmalonyl-CoA mutase family protein, which gives rise to MIAQAPYSAKNKIRIVTAASLFDGHDASINIMRRIIQSSGAEVIHLGHDRSVSEVVNCAIQEDANAIAMTSYQGGHVEYFKYMYDLLKEKGCEHIRIFGGGGGVILPSEIEELQAYGIARIYSPDDGRSMGLQGMINDMLQKCDFPTGANLNGELKLLKKKDAKSLGRLISAAENFYDESATILAEVKKLQSKTRTPVLGITGTGGAGKSSLVDELVRRFLIDFDKKTIAIISVDPSKRKTGGALLGDRIRMNAIRNERVYMRSLATRQSNLALSKYVKEAVDIVKAADFDLILLETSGIGQSDTEIIEHSDMSLYVMTPEYGAATQLEKIDMLDFADIIALNKFDKRGALDALRDVKKQYKRNHQLWEVDDEKIPVFGTIASQFNDPGMNKLYKAIMDKLVEKTGADLTSGFKVTDEMSEKIYIIPPNRTRYLSEISENNRAYDKWVNEQSTIANQLYALQLSKSLMQVNNSEEAKTIDLLNAKTASLELNLSGQNKKLLENWKEKIQAYKNEYFIFKVRDKELKIKTHYESLAHTQIPKVATPRYEAWGDILRWSLQENVPGEFPYTSGVFPFKREGEDPARMFAGEGGPERTNKRFHYVSTGLPAKRLSTAFDSVTLYGQDPDQRPDIYGKVGNSGVSICCLDDAKKLYSGFNLASASTSVSMTINGPAAILTGFFMNAAIDQQCEIYIKQNGLEKEVAKKMDTIFKAQKRTAPKYQGELPHGNDGLGLMLLGVTGDQVLPAEVYEKIKTETLMAVRGTVQADILKEDQAQNTCIFSTEFALRLMGDMQEYFIQKNIRNFYSVSISGYHIAEAGANPITQLALTLSNGFTYVEYYVSRGMDINKFAPNLSFFFSNGIDPEYAVIGRVARRIWAKAMKLKYNANERSQMLKYHIQTSGRSLHAQEIDFNDIRTTLQALYAIYDNCNSLHTNAYDEAITTPTEESVRRAMAIQLIINRELGLAKNENPLQGSFIIEELTDLVEEAVLMEFDKINERGGVLGAMETMYQRGKIQEESLYYETLKHNGEFPIVGVNTFLSSKGSPTVLPAEVIRATEEEKAYQISMLQNLQNAYSDKSPQLLRDLQTTAIQNKNIFNSIMEAAKYCSLGQITNALFEVGGQYRRNM